The genomic interval GCTTGCGCTGCCTACAGTGCATAGAAGCCGTTGCTCCGATTGAACTCGTGCTTCTCTAGCACCCCGAGCGAAAGCGCTCTCACGATGCTGCCGCCATTTCGTCGCGGGTGACATCGACGTTGGCGCCGGCGCGGCCTCGGCCTTGCATGTGGCAGACACAACGAACGGGCGGCACTTAACTACGTCATTCATCGATCCTGCGCCGGCGTTATCGTCTGAGCGGCTGGACTAATGCGTCGATGCTTTTGGCTCATCGTGCAAAGCGCACTTCAAAAAAAAAAGCCCGCCGGCATCACGCCGACGGGCTTGCTACAGGCACGGAGGGTTGGCCTAGAACTTGTAGTTCACGCCGAGCACGTAGGTGCGGCCCCACTCGATGTATTCCAGCGGGCGGTCCTTGCTCTCGGCATAGGTGCGGTACGGCGAGTTGCTCAGGTTGCTCCCCTGCAGCAGCAGGCTCAGGCCTTTCAGGCTGCTGAGGTCGCTGAAGGTGTAGCTGATCTGCGCATCGGTGATGTTCTCGCCAACCACGTAGCGCAGGGTGCGGTTGCCGTTGAAGTTGCCGATCTCGCCGATGAAGTCCGAGCGCCGGCGCTGACTGACGCGCGCTTCGAAGCCGTTGCGCTCGTAGTAGGCGGTGAGGTTGTAGACGCGCTTGGACAGGCCGGGCAGGCTGATCTCGCCGTCGCCCACGCTGGATGCGCTTTCCGGGTCGCGAATCTTGACGTCGCTGTCGTTGAAGGTCGCGCTGGCCTGGATGCCGAAGCCTTCGAGCGGGGCGAACAGCATGTCCAGCGGCAGCGAGGCGGTCAGTTCCAGGCCGCGCAGGGTGCCGCCCTTGCCGTTGAACGGGGCGCTGAAGGTGCCGGTGGTCTGCACCGGCGCCGCGCCCGGCGGCGGCACGTAGCCGGCGACCAGGGCGGAGAAGTCGTAGTTGTCGCGGGTCTGGGTGTAGATGTAGCTCTTCAGGTCCTTGTAGAAGAACGCGGCCGCGACATAGGCCTTGGCGCCGAAGTACTTCTCGTACGAGATGTCCAGGGCGTTGGCGCGCCACGGATCGAGCGTCGGGTTGCCGCCGCTGGCGCCGGGCTTGCCGGTGGCGTTGTCCACGCCGAATTCCAGCGAGGCGCGCAGTTGGTCCACGCGCGGACGCGCGACCTGCTTAGCCAGCGCGAAGCGCAAGGTCTGCTCGTACGGGAACTGGAACGCCAGATTCAGGCTCGGCAGCCAGTCGTTGTAGGTCTTGCCTTCGTCGATCGGCCGCACTTCGCTGCCGGCCGGTTGCGAGGCATCCCAGTAGTTCGCCTGCGACGACTGGTCGGCGTGCTGCAGTTGCACGCCGATGTTGCCGCGCACGCCCACCGCGCCCCATTCGGTGTCGATGTTGGCGCGCATCCAGGCGGTGGTGATCTTCTCCTGCACGGTCCAGGCCTTGGAGACCAGGTAGGAGGCGTCCTCGCTGGGGTCGAACACCATGTAGCGCGACACCGCGCCGGGCACGTTCCAGGCGGGGATGTAGCCGATGCCGGCGAAGCCCAGGTTCACCGGCGCGTACTGCAGGTCGGAGGCGATGGTGGTGTCGCCTTGCGCGCCCAGGGTGATGTTGCCTTCGGGCTGGTGCTTTTCCTTTTCGCGGTCGGCGTAGTTCACGCCCACGTCCAGATCGGAGAACCAGCGCAGCGCTTCGGGCATCGGGAAGCTGGCCTGCAGGCGCGCGCCCTTCAGCACGTCTTCCACGCGCGGCGCCTTGCCGTAGCCGGAGCCGTAGATAGTGTTGGTGATGTACAGCGCATCGGGGTTGGAATAGTCCAGGCCGGGCGAGATCTGCGAGAAGCCGTTGTTGCGGTAAGCCAGGCCGACCGTATCTAGCTGCGGCATCGGCGTCAGCTGCAGGTTGTTCTCGAGATTGAGCTCCTTGCGCGTGGCCTTGGAATAGTTCACGTCGGTGATGATGCGCACCGCGCCGGCGTTGATCTCGTTGTTCCAGCCGAACGCGTCGATCTTGTCTTCGCGCTTGTTGTACATGCCGCGCACCAGCGGGTAGACGCCGCTCGCGGTGCCGCCGGTAAAGGTGCCGTTGCCGTTGACCTGGGGGTTGCTGATGGCCAGACCGGGGGTGTAGCCGCCGTTGTAGTTGCTGAGGTTGAGCTCGAACTGGTTGGCGGTATCGATCTGCTCGGCTTCGGTGTGGAAGGCGTCGAGCGTGCTGGTCCAGGCGTTGGACGGGCGGTACTGCAGGGTCGCCATCACGCCGTCGCGCTTGGAGTCGCCGGTGCGGCGCAGCGCCTTGATGCCGTCGGAGAAATAGGTGCCGGCGGCCACGCCCGGGCGCGCGCCGGTGTCGGTGTTCTGGGTGCTCCACGGTTCGTACAGGCCGACCTGGTC from Xanthomonas sp. DAR 34887 carries:
- a CDS encoding TonB-dependent receptor; this encodes MLNHKRNALTLALAIAMTPMLAAAQSETQSGTAAPATDNPVTDLDKVQVTGIRRGIESAIAIKKDSTSIVEAISAEDIGKLPDVSIAESLARLPGLAAQRVAGRAQVISVRGLSPDFSTTLLNGREVVSTGDNRSVEFDQYPSELVNGVTVYKTPDAGLVGQGLSGTVDMQTARPLSFGERVIAIGGRYQRNSLGKAADTDPYGNRFSASYIDQFADRTIGLAIGYAHTDTPIQEDQVGLYEPWSTQNTDTGARPGVAAGTYFSDGIKALRRTGDSKRDGVMATLQYRPSNAWTSTLDAFHTEAEQIDTANQFELNLSNYNGGYTPGLAISNPQVNGNGTFTGGTASGVYPLVRGMYNKREDKIDAFGWNNEINAGAVRIITDVNYSKATRKELNLENNLQLTPMPQLDTVGLAYRNNGFSQISPGLDYSNPDALYITNTIYGSGYGKAPRVEDVLKGARLQASFPMPEALRWFSDLDVGVNYADREKEKHQPEGNITLGAQGDTTIASDLQYAPVNLGFAGIGYIPAWNVPGAVSRYMVFDPSEDASYLVSKAWTVQEKITTAWMRANIDTEWGAVGVRGNIGVQLQHADQSSQANYWDASQPAGSEVRPIDEGKTYNDWLPSLNLAFQFPYEQTLRFALAKQVARPRVDQLRASLEFGVDNATGKPGASGGNPTLDPWRANALDISYEKYFGAKAYVAAAFFYKDLKSYIYTQTRDNYDFSALVAGYVPPPGAAPVQTTGTFSAPFNGKGGTLRGLELTASLPLDMLFAPLEGFGIQASATFNDSDVKIRDPESASSVGDGEISLPGLSKRVYNLTAYYERNGFEARVSQRRRSDFIGEIGNFNGNRTLRYVVGENITDAQISYTFSDLSSLKGLSLLLQGSNLSNSPYRTYAESKDRPLEYIEWGRTYVLGVNYKF